In a genomic window of Gadus macrocephalus chromosome 9, ASM3116895v1:
- the myo5c gene encoding LOW QUALITY PROTEIN: unconventional myosin-Vc (The sequence of the model RefSeq protein was modified relative to this genomic sequence to represent the inferred CDS: inserted 1 base in 1 codon), with protein sequence MTLLELYTEYNRVWVPDPKHVWKSAEIIRDFHLGNSVLDLRLEDGTEYQYKVDLESPLLPHLRNPDILVGENDLTALSYLHEPAVLHNLRVRFVESKIIYTYCGIILVAVNPYKQLHIYGDAVIQAYSGQNMGDMDPHIFAVAEEAYKQMARNRKNQSIIVSGESGAGKTVSARYAMRYFAVVSKSGSKTRVEDKVLASNPITEAIGNAKTTRNYNSSRFGKYTEISFDKQYRIIGANMRTYLLEKSRVVFQAENERNYHIFYQMCACAELPEFKTLRLSSADKFQYTSMGGEIGIEGVDDRRDMEETRKTFSLLGLTDKFQSDVFRVLAAILHLGNVQIKAAGGEHSSVPSGDPHLVVFCDLLHVSAPELCRWLCNRRMVLVVETVVKPVPPERATSARDALAKQIYAKLFDCVIQKINAALKVPGIQHAFVGVLDIYGFETFDTNSFEQFCINYANEKLQQQFNLHVFKLEQEEYMKEDIPWTLIDFYDNQPVIDLIEAKMGILDLLDEECLFPQGTDQNWLQKLYNYLHDNPLFEKPRMSNEAFMIQHFADKVEYQSKGFLEKNRDALYEDLLEIMRASKFEFLANFFHEEAQSIKPSKSFQVKSARPGVKPANKELRTTVGDKFRSSLYLLMETLNATTPHYVRCIKPNDEKLPFEYDSRRVVQQLRACGVLETIHISAQSYPSRWTYIEFYSRYSILMTPMELAVKDKQQACKTAVQRIIQDSNQYKFGRTKIFFRAGQVAYLEKLRLDRLRGACVILQKHVRGWSQRRWYLRTREAVIVLQQYVRGQRQIRKMVSAAAIKHGWAALVLQRHWRGYRMRQIYLLVRLSTVTIQAFTRGWIARRRYKKMVEVQKALVLQKYARAWLARRRFQTMRRLVINVQLSFRVQNLRKKIEDQNKENRGLVERLTSLASSHGQTMDRLHGLEAQLQKAAGEKVSLESRQKKAKEDRSQELAQLQREMEARTLEKQTLEKNIEVSSKEAKDRFDQMKKVLKEEKETEERLRKIAENNMEILREDHEKEVAELTEEIRRLKEERGCLQLQMGQEGQVNSDLQEQVVQLTKHVKTIPELRKDLRSLQTLRDATNRRRREQVEQARAKMSVIRRQLLGGVAEEVFILGSSSDDLENHGDIGDLLTAFDGLQKATSMLENQRRKQNENWENQVHGLTLKLEHLQKENNQLQKLFHEKSNVNEDIRQEVARLSGENSIIPELKQQVSELQRQKQDLEAHVEVQSREIAEKTDQITNNLQKKIEEEQSQCMHLKQQAEELETDRTELHGRVEELQEQNQQLLKQHLAESEAKSRLSQEASQLTADNMDFEELLDKKDRLIKKLQSQIKSLEKSERAKSASSPAIPKDYLGMLECKREDETRLIQNIILDLKPRGVVVNMIPGLAAYIIYMCIRHSDYLNDGTKLKSLMNGVITGVKAVIKDHQKDFETLSFWLSNTNHLINCLKQYSGEEEFMKQNTPRQNNNCLKNFDLSEHRQILSDLAIHIYHRFLTVMEKTLTPMIVPGMLEHESLQGVFSLKPPGLRQRSASGPPGAEAHTITSVLQMLSSFHGTMAQHGMEAGLLRQAVKQLFFLTGAXRKDLCSCRKGMQIRCNISYLEEWLKEQGLGASSAMDTLKPLSQAAWLLQVNKSTDEDAKDIADNCTELNPVQIIKILNSYTPIDAFEKRVTSSFVRKVQALLQDHEGSTQLMLDTQYRFQVTFPFCPSPQALELLQVPSSLHLGFLTRL encoded by the exons ATGACCTTGTTGGAGCTCTACACAGAG TACAACAGAGTATGGGTTCCAGATCCAAAACACGTATGGAAGTCTGCAGAGATTATCAGAGACTTCCATCTTGGCAACAGTGTGCTGGATCTGCGTCTTGAAGATGGCACA GAATACCAGTACAAGGTTGACCTGGAGAGCCCCCTGCTCCCCCACCTCCGGAATCCCGACATCCTAGTAGGAGAGAACGACCTGACGGCTCTCAGCTACCTTCACGAGCCTGCTGTTCTTCACAACCTCAGAGTGCGCTTCGTGGAGTCCAAAATCATCTACACCTACTGCG GCATCATATTGGTGGCAGTAAACCCCTACAAACAGCTGCATATCTACGGGGATGCCGTCATCCAGGCCTACTCAGGCCAGAACATGGGGGACATGGACCCCCACATATTTGCAGTGGCAGAAGAGGCTTATAAACAGATGGCCAG AAACCGCAAGAATCAGTCCATCATCGTCAGCGGGGAGTCGGGTGCAGGGAAGACTGTGTCTGCCCGCTACGCAATGAGATACTTTGCTGTAGTCAGCAAGTCTGGCAGCAAAACCAGGGTGGAAGACAAGGTCCTGGCCTCCAATCCCATCACTGAG GCGATAGGCAACGCAAAGACCACTAGGAACTATAACAGCAGTAGGTTTGGAAAGTACACCGAGATCAGCTTCGACAAGCAGTACCGCATCATCGGAGCCAACATGAGGACATATCTTCTGGAGAAATCCAGAGTGGTCTTCCAG GCAGAGAATGAGCGTAACTACCACATCTTCTACCAGATGTGTGCCTGTGCAGAACTGCCTGAGTTCAAGACTCTGAGATTGT CGAGCGCAGATAAGTTCCAGTACACAAGCATGGGCGGAGAAATCGGGATCGAAGGTGTGGATGACAGAAGAGACATGGAAGAGACACGGAAGACCTTCTCTCTGTTGG GACTGACCGACAAGTTTCAGTCTGATGTGTTCCGGGTTCTGGCGGCCATATTGCATTTGGGAAATGTTCAGATCAAAGCCGCCGGTGGTGAACACTCCTCTGTCCCT TCCGGTGACCCCCACCTGGTGGTGTTCTGCGACCTGTTGCATGTCAGTGCCCCGGAGCTGTGTCGCTGGCTGTGTAACCGCaggatggtgctggtggtggagacgGTGGTGAAGCCGGTGCCCCCGGAACGGGCCACCAGTGCCCGCGACGCCCTGGCCAAGCAGATCTATGCCAAGCTGTTCGACTGCGTCATCCAGAAGATCAACGCCGCACTGAAAGTCCCGGGAATACAACATGCCTTCGTAGGCGTCCTCGACATCTACGG GTTTGAGACGTTTGACACCAACAGCTTCGAACAATTCTGTATTAATTACGCAAATGAGAAACTTCAGCAGCAGTTTAACTTG CACGTGTTCAAACTTGAGCAGGAGGAGTACATGAAGGAGGACATCCCATGGACCCTGATTGATTTCTATGACAACCAGCCTGTCATTGATCTGATTGAAGCTAAGATGGGGATTCTAGATCTCCTGGATGAAGAATGTCTG TTTCCTCAAGGAACAGATCAGAACTGGCTTCAGAAGCTGTACAACTACCTGCACGACAACCCTCTTTTTGAGAAGCCAAGAATGTCCAATGAGGCCTTTATGATCCAACACTTTGCAGACaag GTAGAATACCAGAGCAAAGGATTTCTGGAGAAGAACAGAGATGCACTCTATGAGGACTTGTTGGAGATCATGCGAGCCAGCAAG TTTGAATTCCTGGCCAACTTCTTTCATGAAGAGGCGCAAAGCATTAAACCCTCTAAGAGTTTCCAAGTGAAGTCTGCCCGACCTGGGGTGAAGCCAGCCAATAAGGAGCTCAGGACCACAGTGGGAGATAAG TTCCGCAGTTCCCTGTACCTTCTGATGGAGACCTTGAACGCCACAACCCCTCACTACGTGCGCTGCATTAAGCCCAATGATGAGAAGCTGCCCTTCGA GTATGACTCCAGGAGGGTGGTGCAGCAGCTGCGGGCCTGTGGAGTCCTTGAGACGATTCATATCAGCGCTCAGAGCTACCCCTCCAG GTGGACATACATTGAGTTTTACAGCCGCTACAGTATCCTGATGACTCCAATGGAGTTGGCCGTTAAGGACAAGCAACAAGCCTGCAAGACTGCAGTGCAAAGGATAATTCAG GATTCAAACCAGTACAAATTTGGCCGGACCAAGATCTTCTTCAGGGCTGGTCAGGTGGCGTACCTGGAGAAGCTGCGTCTGGACCGGCTCCGCGGGGCCTGCGTGATCCTCCAGAAGCATGTCCGGGGCTGGAGCCAGAGGAGGTGGTACCTCCGGACCAGAGAGGCCGTCATCGTGCTGCAGCAGTACGTTCGCGGACAGAGACAGATCCG TAAGATGGTGAGCGCTGCGGCCATCAAACATGGCTGGGCAGCACTAGTCCTCCAGAGACACTGGAGAGGCTATAGGATGAGGCAGATCTACCTGCTGGTCCGCCTGTCCACTGTGACCATACAGGCTTTCACCCGGGGTTGGATTGCCCGCAGACGATACAAAAAG atggTGGAGGTGCAGAAGGCCCTGGTCCTACAGAAGTATGCTCGCGCCTGGCTGGCCCGCCGCCGTTTCCAGACCATGAGGCGGCTGGTCATCAACGTCCAGCTGTCCTTCCGCGTTCAGAACCTCAGGAAAAAGATTGAGGACCAG AACAAAGAGAACCGAGGACTAGTGGAGAGGCTCACCAGCCTGGCCAGCAGCCACGGTCAGACCATGGACCGGCTCCACGGGCTTGAGGCCCAGCTGCAGAAGGCCGCCGGGGAGAAGGTCTCCCTGGAAAGCAGACAGAAGAAGGCCAAAGAGGACCGTAGTCAG GAACTGGCACAGCttcagagggagatggaggctcGGACACTTGAAAAGCAAACCCTGGAGAAAAACATAGAGGTTTCCTCCAAAGAAGCTAAGG ACCGCTTTGATCAAATGAAGAAAGTGCtgaaggaagagaaagaaacagaggAAAGACTGAGAAA GATTGCAGAGAACAACATGGAGATCCTGAGGGAGGACCACGAGAAAGAAGTGGCGGAGCTGACGGAGGAGATCAggaggctgaaggaggagcgggGTTGTCTGCAGCTGCAGATGGGCCAGGAAGGCCAGGTCAACTCGGACCTCCAGGAGCAGGTGGTGCAGCTCACCAAGCACGTGAAGACCATCCCTGAGCTCCGCAAGGACCTCCGCAGCCTGCAGACCCTGAGAGACGCCACAaaccggaggaggagggagcaggtGGAGCAGGCCAGAG CCAAAATGAGTGTGATTAGAAGACAGCTCCTTGGTGGTGTGGCTGAAGAGGTGTTTATTTTGGG GTCGAGTTCAGATGACCTTGAAAACCACGGCGACATCGGAGATCTGCTCACTGCTTTTGACGGTCTCCAGAAAGCGACCAG CATGCTGGAAAACCAAAGGAGGAAGCAGAATGAGAACTGGGAGAACCAGGTGCACGGCCTGACGCTGAAACTGGAGCACCTCCAGAAGGAAAACAACCAGTTACAGAAGTTGTTCCACGAGAAGAGCAACGTCAACGAGGACATCCGCCAGGAGGTGGCCAGGCTCAGCGGGGAGAACTCA ATCATACCAGAGCTAAAGCAACAAGTGTCTGAGCTGCAGAGACAGAAGCAGGACCTGGAGGCTCACGTTGAAGTGCAGTCCAGAGAGATCGCTG AGAAAACAGACCAGATCACCAACAATCTGCAGAAGAAGATCGAAGAGGAGCAGTCCCAGTGCAT GCACTTGAAGCAGCAGGCAGAGGAGCTTGAGACGGACAGGACGGAACTCCacgggagggtggaggagctccaggagcagAACCAGCAGCTCCTCAAGCAGCACTTGGCGGAGAGTGAGGCCAAGTCGAGGCTGAGTCAAGAGGCTTCGCAGCTAACAGCTGACAAtatg GACTTTGAAGAACTGCTGGACAAGAAGGACCGCCTGATTAAGAAACTCCAGAGTCAGATAAAGAGCCTTGAGAAATCAGAGAGAG CCAAGTCAGCCTCTTCCCCGGCGATCCCCAAAGATTACCTGGGTATGCTGGAGTGTAAGAGAGAGGACGAGACCAGGCTGATTCAAAACATTATCCTGG ACCTGAAGCCCCGGGGCGTGGTGGTCAACATGATCCCCGGTCTGGCCGCCTATATCATCTACATGTGCATCCGCCACTCGGACTACCTCAATGACGGCACCAAGCTCAAGAGCCTGATGAACGGCGTCATCACCGGGGTCAAGGCGGTCATCAAG GACCATCAAAAAGACTTTGAAACACTTTCATTTTGGCTCTCTAACACGAATCACCTGATCAACTGTTTAAAACAGTACAGCGGAGAGGAG GAGTTCATGAAGCAGAACACACCGCGGCAGAACAACAACTGCTTGAAGAACTTTGACCTCTCCGAGCACCGGCAGATCCTCAGTGACCTGGCCATCCACATCTATCACCGCTTCCTCACCGTCATGGAGAAGACCCTCACCCCAATGATAG TGCCTGGCATGCTGGAGCACGAGAGCCTGCAGGGTGTCTTCAGCCTGAAGCCCCCGGGCCTCAGGCAGCGCTCGGCCAGCGGCCCCCCAGGCGCCGAGGCCCACACCATCACCTCCGTCCTGCAGATGCTCAGCTCCTTCCACGGCACCATGGCGCAGCACGGCATGGAGGCCGGCCTCCTCCGGCAGGCCGTCAAGCAGCTCTTCTTCCTCACCGGCG GTCGCAAGGACctgtgctcctgcaggaaggGCATGCAGATCAG GTGTAACATCAGCTACCTGGAGGAGTGGCTGAAGGAGCAGGGACTGGGGGCCTCCAGCGCCATGGACACCCTGAAGCCTTTGTCCCAGGCTGCCTGGCTGCTGCAGGTCAACAAGTCCACCGACGAGGACGCCAAGGACATCGCCGACAACTGCACCGAGCTCAACCCCGTCCAG ATCATCAAGATCCTGAACTCCTACACGCCGATCGATGCTTTTGAGAAAAGGGTGACGTCTTCCTTTGTTCGCAAAGTCCAG GCTCTGCTGCAGGACCACGAGGGCTCCACCCAGCTGATGCTGGACACACAGTACCGCTTCCAGGTCACCTTCCCCTTTTGCCCGTCCCCTCAGGCTCTGGAGCTGCTGCAGGTCCCAAGCAGTCTGCACCTGGGCTTCCTCACCCGACTATAG